From one Rhodamnia argentea isolate NSW1041297 chromosome 1, ASM2092103v1, whole genome shotgun sequence genomic stretch:
- the LOC115755013 gene encoding F-box/kelch-repeat protein At3g06240-like, which produces MAESFPEDIWVEIFFRLPVKSLMLFKCVCRRWQSLISDPGFAKSHLQRLKAGDLIPSQRIIKSHLLGQPLMTIDFEALEGAISDGRDCEPVELHCPHSPHKDYSFWNDSFIVGSCDGLICVFVRKRFLIYNPATRIYRELPGSDFVGEIYLSDEFVGFGYDSRSDDYKIVGGFVDYGNWEVEIFSLKSGCWRSIQVPFQEESHLKVSGPGVYWNGGIHWFVDYRVAHRRQGVIMSFDLSEEKFHRELPVPEVNVDIVLVGIGIHGASLFIYNSRNDSRVEAWIMDEHRKGGSWTKWLSFCMHPPVVAPMAYTRSGKIVLRMDMFMVCMNIRNLRPKEVKLIYRMNMDEIEDMERMVLFNPEDRSWEAYPIEGELIEHAIYLESLISPYLGIDPSRM; this is translated from the coding sequence ATGGCGGAAAGTTTCCCCGAGGATATCTGGGTCGAGATATTCTTTAGGCTACCGGTCAAGTCCTTGATGCTATTCAAATGCGTCTGCAGACGATGGCAGTCTCTAATATCCGACCCGGGCTTCGCTAAGTCGCATCTGCAAAGGCTAAAGGCAGGGGATTTAATTCCTAGTCAGAGAATCATCAAGAGCCACCTCCTCGGGCAACCCCTCATGACTATAGACTTTGAAGCTCTTGAAGGTGCCATTAGCGATGGACGTGATTGCGAACCGGTAGAGCTTCATTGTCCTCATAGTCCACATAAGGACTATTCTTTCTGGAACGACTCTTTCATCGTGGGTTCTTGCGATGGCTTGATATGTGTATTTGTCCGCAAAAGATTTCTCATATATAACCCGGCCACCAGGATTTATAGGGAGTTGCCCGGTTCCGATTTTGTTGGAGAAATTTACTTATCCGATGAATTCGTAGGATTCGGATATGACTCACGATCTGATGACTACAAAATAGTGGGCGGCTTTGTCGATTATGGCAATTGGGAGGTGGAAATATTTTCGCTCAAGTCCGGTTGCTGGAGAAGTATACAAGTCCCGTTCCAGGAAGAAAGCCATCTCAAAGTAAGTGGTCCAGGAGTTTATTGGAACGGGGGCATACACTGGTTCGTTGACTATAGGGTTGCTCACAGGAGGCAGGGTGTGATCATGTCATTTGATTTGTCGGAGGAGAAATTCCATCGGGAGCTCCCGGTCCCTGAAGTCAATGTGGACATAGTCTTAGTGGGAATCGGGATCCACGGGGCCAGTTTGTTCATATACAACAGCCGCAATGATAGTCGCGTAGAGGCATGGATAATGGATGAGCACCGGAAAGGAGGATCATGGACAAAATGGCTCAGCTTTTGCATGCACCCCCCTGTGGTGGCCCCCATGGCCTACACAAGGAGTGGGAAAATTGTTCTTCGGATGGATATGTTTATGGTTTGCATGAATATACGGAATCTGAGGCCAAAGGAAGTAAAGCTGATATATAGGATGAATATGGATGAAATTGAGGATATGGAGCGGATGGTTCTGTTCAATCCGGAGGATCGTAGTTGGGAGGCTTATCCCATAGAGGGGGAGCTTATCGAACATGCTATCTATTTGGAAAGTCTTATTTCTCCCTATCTTGGCATTGATCCATCGAGAATGTAG